In the genome of Streptomyces aquilus, the window CGGATCGAGGCCGTCGACGAGAAGGTGCACGCCTTCCTGCACGTCGACCGCGAGGGTGCCCTCGCCCAGGCGCGTGCCGTCGACGAGAAGCGGGCCAAGGGCGAGAAGCTCGGGCCGCTCGCCGGTGTGCCCCTCGCGCTGAAGGACATCTTCACCACCGAGGGCATCCCCACGACCGTCGGCTCCAAGATCCTCGAAGGCTGGATCCCGCCGTACGACGCCACGCTCACCAAGCGTCTGAAGGCCGCCGACGTCGTCATCCTCGGCAAGACCAACATGGACGAGTTCGCCATGGGGTCGTCGACGGAGAACAGCGCGTACGGGCCGACCGGCAACCCGTGGGACCTCACCCGCATCCCCGGCGGCTCCGGCGGCGGTTCCTCCGCCGCGCTCGCCGCGCACATGGCGCCCCTCGCCATCGGCACCGACACCGGCGGTTCCATCCGCCAGCCGGCCGCCGTCACCGGCACGGTCGGTGTGAAGCCGACGTACGGCGCGGTCTCCCGCTACGGCATGGTGGCGTTCTCGTCCTCCCTCGACCAGGGCGGCCCGTGCGCCCGTACGGTCCTGGACGCGGCGCTCCTGCACGAGGTCATCGCCGGCCACGACCCGCTGGACTCCACCTCCATCGACGCCCCGGTCCCGCCGGTCGTCGAGGCCGCCCGCAACGGCAGCGTCCAGGGCATGCGCGTCGGCGTCGTCAAGCAGTTCCGCGGCGAGGGCTACCAGGCCGGTGTCATCCAGCGCTTCGACGAGTCCGTCGCCCTCCTCAAGGAGCTGGGCGCCGAGATCGTCGAGCTGGACTGCCCGTCCTTCGACCTGGCCCTGTCGGCGTACTACCTGATCGCGCCGAGCGAGTGTTCCTCGAACCTCGCCCGCTTCGACGGCCTGCGCTACGGCCTGCGGACCGGTGACGACGGCACCCACTCGGCCGAGGAGGTCACCTCCCTCACCCGTGAGGCGGGCTTCGGCCCCGAGGTGAAGCGCCGCATCATGCTCGGCACGTACGCGCTGAGCAGCGGCTACTACGACGCCTACTACGGCTCCGCCCAGAAGGTGCGCACGCTCATCACGCGCGACTTCGAGAAGGCCTTCGAGCAGGTGGACGTCATCGTCTCGCCGACGACGCCCACCACCGCCTTCCCGATCGGCGAGCGTGCCGACGACCCGATGGCGATGTACCTGGCCGACCTGTGCACCATCCCGACGAACCTCGCGGGCAACGCGGCGATGTCGCTGCCGTGCGGTCTGGCGCCCGAGGACAACCTCCCGGTGGGCCTCCAGATCATCGCCCCGGCGCTGAAGGACGACCGCCTTTACAAGGTCGGCGCCGCCGTCGAGGCCGCCTTCGTGGAAAAGTGGGGGCACCCGCTTCTCGAGGAGGCACCGTCGCTGTGAGCAAGCTGACCAAGGCCAAGGACTTCAAGAAGTCCAAGTCCGGTACGTACCTGTCGATGGCCACCACCGCGTTCGGCGCGTTCGGTGTCGCCAAGCAGATCAAGAAGGCCCGCACCGAGCAGGACACGCTCCGGCTGATCGACGCCACCGTCTCCGCGGTCGCGATCGTCACCGGCCTCGCCATCCTGTACCGCGAGCTGAAGCGGCTGGGCGACGACGACGTCCTGCTGGGCTGAGAGGGAAGTTTCACCGTGACCACCACGACCGACCTGGTGTCGTACGAGGACGCGCTGGCGTCGTACGACCCCGTCATGGGCCTTGAGGTCCATGTCGAACTCGGCACCAAGACCAAGATGTTCTGCGGCTGTTCGACCGAGCTCGGTCAGGACGCCAACACGCAGACCTGTCCCACCTGCCTCGGCCTGCCCGGCGCGCTCCCGGTCGTCAACGCGACCGGCGTGGAGTCGGCGATCAAGATCGGTCTCGCGCTGAACTGCGAGATCGCCGAGTGGTGCCGCTTCGCCCGGAAGAACTACTTCTATCCGGACATGCCGAAGAACTTCCAGACCTCCCAGTACGACGAGCCGATCGCCTTCAACGGCTACCTCGACGTGCAGCTGGAGGACGGCGAGACCTTCCGCGTGGAGATCGAGCGCGCCCACATGGAGGAGGACACCGGCAAGTCGACCCACGTGGGCGGCGCGACGGGCCGTATCCACGGCGCCTCGCACTCCCTGCTGGACTACAACCGCGCCGGCATCCCGCTCATCGAGATCGTCACCAAGCCGATCGAGGGCGCGGGCGAGCGCGCTCCCGAGGTCGCCAAGGCGTACGTCCGTGAGCTGCGCGAGGTCATCCGGGCGCTCGGCGTCTCCGAGGCCCGCATGGAGATGGGCCAGATGCGCTGCGACGTGAACCTGTCGCTGCGTCCGCACGGCACCGAGAAGTTCGGCACCCGTTCGGAGACCAAGAACGTCAACTCGCTGCGTTCCGTGGAGCGTGCGGCCCGGTTCGAGATCCAGCGGCACGCGGCCGTTCTCTCGTCCGGCGGCACGATCATCCAGGAGACCCGGCACTTCCACGAGGACACGGGGTCCACGACCTCGGGCCGCGTGAAGGAAGAGGCCGAGGACTACCGGTACTTCCCGGAGCCGGACCTCGTGCCGGTCGCCCCGTCCCGTGAGTGGGTCGAGGAGATCCGCGCCGGTCTGCCCGAGCTGCCGCTGGCCCGCCGCAACCGGCTGCTCGCCGAGTGGGGCATCTCCGCCACCGACATGCAGGCGATCCTCAACGCCGGTGCGCTGGACCCGATCGTCGCCACGATCGACGCCGGTGCCGACGCGGCCGCCGCCCGCAAGTGGTGGATGGGCGAACTGGCGCGCAGCGCCAACGAGTCGGGCACGTCGCTGGACGAGCTGGC includes:
- the gatB gene encoding Asp-tRNA(Asn)/Glu-tRNA(Gln) amidotransferase subunit GatB, whose translation is MTTTTDLVSYEDALASYDPVMGLEVHVELGTKTKMFCGCSTELGQDANTQTCPTCLGLPGALPVVNATGVESAIKIGLALNCEIAEWCRFARKNYFYPDMPKNFQTSQYDEPIAFNGYLDVQLEDGETFRVEIERAHMEEDTGKSTHVGGATGRIHGASHSLLDYNRAGIPLIEIVTKPIEGAGERAPEVAKAYVRELREVIRALGVSEARMEMGQMRCDVNLSLRPHGTEKFGTRSETKNVNSLRSVERAARFEIQRHAAVLSSGGTIIQETRHFHEDTGSTTSGRVKEEAEDYRYFPEPDLVPVAPSREWVEEIRAGLPELPLARRNRLLAEWGISATDMQAILNAGALDPIVATIDAGADAAAARKWWMGELARSANESGTSLDELAITPVQVARVSELVSKGDLNDKLARQVIEGVLAGEGTPDEVVEKRGLKVVSDEGALGTAVDEAIAGNPGIADKIRSGKVAAAGALVGAVMKATRGQADAARVKELILEKLGVSEG
- the gatA gene encoding Asp-tRNA(Asn)/Glu-tRNA(Gln) amidotransferase subunit GatA, coding for MTDNVNIIKLTAAETAEKIASGELTAVQVTEAHLARIEAVDEKVHAFLHVDREGALAQARAVDEKRAKGEKLGPLAGVPLALKDIFTTEGIPTTVGSKILEGWIPPYDATLTKRLKAADVVILGKTNMDEFAMGSSTENSAYGPTGNPWDLTRIPGGSGGGSSAALAAHMAPLAIGTDTGGSIRQPAAVTGTVGVKPTYGAVSRYGMVAFSSSLDQGGPCARTVLDAALLHEVIAGHDPLDSTSIDAPVPPVVEAARNGSVQGMRVGVVKQFRGEGYQAGVIQRFDESVALLKELGAEIVELDCPSFDLALSAYYLIAPSECSSNLARFDGLRYGLRTGDDGTHSAEEVTSLTREAGFGPEVKRRIMLGTYALSSGYYDAYYGSAQKVRTLITRDFEKAFEQVDVIVSPTTPTTAFPIGERADDPMAMYLADLCTIPTNLAGNAAMSLPCGLAPEDNLPVGLQIIAPALKDDRLYKVGAAVEAAFVEKWGHPLLEEAPSL